A portion of the Parambassis ranga chromosome 22, fParRan2.1, whole genome shotgun sequence genome contains these proteins:
- the LOC114427344 gene encoding protein transport protein Sec23A — protein sequence MATFSEYIAQNEERDGVRFSWNVWPSSRLEATRMVVPVAALFTPLKERTDLPPIQYEPVLCSRATCRAVLNPLCQVDYRAKLWACNFCYQRNQFPPSYAGISEVNQPAELLPQFSTIEYVVQRGPQMPLVFLYVVDTCMEDEDLQALKESLQMSLSLLPPTALVGLITFGRMVQVHELGCEGISKSYVFRGTKDLNAKQLQEMLGLSKPAATQARGSQPTQQPLSNRFLQPVQKIDMNLTDLLGELQRDPWPVTQGKRPLRSLGVAMSIAVGLLECTFPNTGARIMTFIGGPATQGPGMVVGDELKTPIRSWHDIEKDNAKFMKKATKHYEALANRASTNGHIIDIYACALDQTGLLEMKCCSNHSGGYMVMADSFNTSLFKQTFQRVFTKDVQGSFKMAFGATLEVKTSREIKVSGAIGPCVSLNAKGPCVSENEIGTGGTCQWKVCGLDPSTTLALYFEVVNQHNAPIPQGGRGAIQFVTQYQHSSGQRRIRVTTTARNWADAQTQIQNIAASFDQEAAAILMARLAVYRAETEEGPDVLRWLDRQLIRLCQKFGDYHKDDPNSFRFSETFSLYPQFMFHLRRSPFLQVFNNSPDESSYYRHQFNRQDLTQALIMIQPVLYAYSFNGPPEPVLLDSSSILPDRILLMDTFFQILIYHGETVAQWRKAGYQDMPEYENFKHLLQAPVDDAQELLHTRFPMPRYIDTEHGGSQARFLLSKVNPSQTHNNMYAWGQESGAPILTDDVSLQVFMDHLKKLAVSSAA from the exons ATGGCAACCTTCTCAGAGTACATCGCTCAGAACGAGGAGCGTGATGGCGTTCGCTTCAGCTGGAACGTGTGGCCATCCAGCCGGTTGGAGGCGACTCGGATGGTGGTGCCGGTAGCAGCTCTCTTCACCCCCTTGAAAGAGAGAACAGACCTGCCCCCGATCCAGTATGAACCAGTTCTCTGCAGCCGTGCCACCTGCCGTGCTGTCCTCAACCCGCTGTG TCAGGTGGACTACAGAGCCAAGCTGTGGGCCTGTAACTTCTGCTACCAGAGGAACCAG TTTCCTCCGTCCTATGCTGGGATCTCTGAGGTGAACCAACCCGCTGAGCTCCTGCCTCAGTTCTCCACCATCGAGTATGTGGTTCAG CGGGGCCCTCAGATGCCGCTGGTCTTCCTGTACGTGGTGGACACCTGCATGGAGGACGAGGACCTGCAGGCTCTCAAGGAGTCTCTGCAGATGTCCCTGTCTCTGCTGCCCCCCACCGCTCTGGTGGGACTCATCACCTTTGGACGTATGGTCCAGGTGCATGAGCTGGGCTGTGAAGGGATCTCCAAGAGCTATGTCTTCAGAGGGACCAAAGACCTGAATGCCAAGCAGCTCCAG GAGATGCTCGGGCTGTCCAAACCGGCAGCCACTCAGGCTCGAGGTTCGCAGCCAACTCAGCAGCCTCTGTCCAACAG gtttctgcagcCGGTGCAGAAGATCGACATGAACCTGACCGATCTGCTGGGGGAGCTGCAGCGTGACCCCTGGCCTGTCACCCAGGGCAAGAGGCCACTGAGGTCGTTGGGCGTTGCCATGTCTATTGCTGTGGGCCTGCTGGAG TGCACCTTCCCCAACACCGGCGCCCGGATCATGACATTCATCGGTGGCCCAGCAACGCAGGGGCCCGGCATGGTGGTGGGAGACGAACTCAAGACCCCCATCAGGTCCTGGCATGACATCGAGAAGGACAACGCCAAGTTCATGAAGAAGGCCACCAAA cactACGAGGCTCTGGCCAACAGAGCGTCCACTAACGGTCACATCATCGACATCTACGCCTGCGCTCTCGACCAGACCGGCCTGCTGGAGATGAAATGCTGCTCAAACCACAgcgg AGGTTACATGGTGATGGCTGACTCCTTCAACACATCACTGTTCAAGCAAACCTTCCAGAGGGTTTTCACCAAAGACGTCCAGGGATCCTTCAAGATGGCTTTTGGTGCGACTCTGGAGGTCAAG ACCTCCAGAGAGATCAAAGTATCCGGTGCCATCGGCCCCTGTGTGTCCCTGAATGCCAAAGGACCCTGTGTCTCTGAGAAC gAAATTGGCACAGGAGGAACTTGTCAGTGGAAGGTCTGTGGTCTGGATCCAAGCACCACACTGGCTCTTTACTTTGAAGTCGTCAACCAG CACAACGCTCCCATCCCTCAGGGCGGCCGCGGGGCGATCCAGTTCGTCACTCAGTACCAGCACTCATCAGGACAGAGGCGGATCCGAGTCACCACCACCGCGAGGAA CTGGGCCGATGCTCAGACGCAGATTCAGAACATCGCAGCGTCCTTCGATCAGGAGGCGGCAGCCATCTTGATGGCAAGGCTGGCGGTGTACCGGGCAGAGACGGAAGAGGGTCCGGATGTCCTCAGATGGCTGGACAGACAGCTGATCAGACTG tgTCAGAAGTTCGGAGACTACCACAAAGACGACCCCAACTCCTTCAGGTTCTCGGAGACCTTCTCTCTCTATCCTCAG TTCATGTTCCACCTGCGGCGCTCGCCGTTCCTGCAGGTCTTCAACAACAGTCCAGACGAAAGCTCATATTACAGACACCAGTTCAACAGACAGGACCTGACCCAGGCGCTCATCATGATCCAACCGGTGCTGTACGCCTACTCTTTCAACGGGCCACCGGAG cctGTTCtgctggacagcagcagcatccttcCAGATCGAATCCTGCTGATGGACACGTTCTTCCAGATCCTCATCTACCACGGAGAG acagtaGCTCAGTGGAGGAAGGCCGGCTATCAGGACATGCCCGAGTACGAAAACTTCAAACACCTCCTGCAGGCGCCAGTGGATGATGCTCAGGAGCTGCTGCACACGCGCTTCCCCATGCCCAGATACATCGACACGGAGCACGGAGGCAGCCAG GCTCGCTTCCTGCTCTCCAAAGTTAACCCCTCCCAGACCCACAACAACATGTATGCCTGGGGACAG GAGTCAGGAGCTCCCATTCTGACGGATGACGTCAGCCTGCAGGTCTTTATGGACCACCTGAAGAAACTGGCCGTGTCCAGCGCCGCCTGA